Below is a window of Camelina sativa cultivar DH55 unplaced genomic scaffold, Cs unpScaffold02151, whole genome shotgun sequence DNA.
TAACACAACATGGTTTTCAGTTCTTTTAATGTTTCTTCTAAGTTCCCAGAGCATCATCCTGAGGAGATGAATCCCggttctcctcttcttcttcttcttcctcctcttcctcttcatcataGTCAGCAGAGTCAGGCTGCCCGTTCAAATCAACATTCACGCCGTTCATCTTCCTAACAAACTGACCCTTAACACGTGGTCTCCTCTCAGCAAGGCGTTTCCTATTCACATACCTAATCTTTTTATCAAAACACCTTTGGttcctttttcttctaaatttaaGTAAAGCTTCCTCTCTTCTGTCAAGTTTATTCACCCTCACCTCGTTAGAAGAGTGATTTCCTGCCGGTGACCAAGAATGATGAACCATAGACATCTGACCATTCTGTAAAGACATCTGACTGTGCTGTAATGATGTGTTCATTGGGTGTGGGTGGTGGTAGTAAGGATATCCCGTCATTCCGTTCGGATGATTAGGTGGGCAATGAGGAAGTTGATGACCATACTGAGGCATCATGGCTGCTGATTGCATCATAACTTGGTTCATGACCCCATGCATATAGTAAGGATAAGCATTTTGTGCAGAGAAACCTGAGCCATCAGTTTGAGATGAATCCTTACTTCTGTTCATAGCAGAAACTGGGGGAGTATTCATATTTCCTTCTTGGTAGTTCCTACTATTAAACTCTACTGATGTTGGAAGCGTGCGTGACCGCTCAAGGGAATGTGGATAGCTGGTGACATTCTGTA
It encodes the following:
- the LOC104774247 gene encoding two-component response regulator-like APRR1 is translated as MNTPPVSAMNRSKDSSQTDGSGFSAQNAYPYYMHGVMNQVMMQSAAMMPQYGHQLPHCPPNHPNGMTGYPYYHHPHPMNTSLQHSQMSLQNGQMSMVHHSWSPAGNHSSNEVRVNKLDRREEALLKFRRKRNQRCFDKKIRYVNRKRLAERRPRVKGQFVRKMNGVNVDLNGQPDSADYDEEEEEEEEEEEENRDSSPQDDALGT